The following are from one region of the Dreissena polymorpha isolate Duluth1 chromosome 2, UMN_Dpol_1.0, whole genome shotgun sequence genome:
- the LOC127868835 gene encoding vesicle transport through interaction with t-SNAREs homolog 1A-like: MSTLIESYEQQYSNLSAEITVTIGKLGNSLGAEKQGHIRHADKLFDELAELLEQMELEIKELPAKDKQKYRTRLASYKAENKKLLADMKRAKLGLNAREELLGEEVNDSEDQRTRLLDNTETLERGSRRLQDGYRVILETEQMGAQILNDLSDQRETIQRSRNRLEETNTALGKSSRVLSGMMKRIIQNKVLLVFVIFIILFVIVMAIYFIARPKR; the protein is encoded by the exons ATGTCGACGTTAATCGAGTCATATGAGCAACAATACTCAAATTTAAGCGCCGAAATAACAGTAACGATTGGAAAACTGGGAAATTCATTAGGGG CTGAAAAGCAGGGGCATATCAGACATGCAGACAAACTATTTGACGAGCTTGCAGAGCTG CTTGAACAGATGGAGTTGGAGATCAAAGAGCTGCCAGCTAAAGACAAACAGAAATATCGCACACGACTGGCATCATACAAGGCAGAGAACAAGAAACTGTTGGCGGACATG AAACGAGCTAAGCTTGGGTTGAATGCAAGAGAAGAACTGCTGGGTGAAGAGGTGAATGATTCAGAAGACCAG AGGACCAGGCTGCTAGACAACACAGAGACGTTAGAACGGGGTTCCAGGCGGCTGCAGGATGGCTACAGAGTTATTCTGGAAACAG AGCAAATGGGTGCACAGATCTTGAATGATCTTTCAGACCAGAGGGAAACTATACAGAGATCTAGAAATAGG TTGGAAGAAACTAATACCGCCCTGGGCAAGAGTTCTCGTGTTCTTTCTGGGATGATGAAACG GATAATACAAAACAAAGTGCTACTGGTGTTCGTGATATTCATCATCTTGTTTGTCATCGTCATGGCGATCTACTTCATCGCACGACCCAAGAGATGA